One segment of Daphnia magna isolate NIES linkage group LG2, ASM2063170v1.1, whole genome shotgun sequence DNA contains the following:
- the LOC116917104 gene encoding ras-related and estrogen-regulated growth inhibitor-like protein isoform X3, with the protein MPSHSLLLFLLFGGAASRRYNEMQLDFIVYSAKGTQRKRKSELKSQVKRSCALQWVGMDNNATDKKKSSSQENQKAKMRLDEKISSVAFGRLTKIDADKNVPRIRVCVLGSAAVGKTAVVVRYLTNRFIGEYCTGKDLLYKKTIKIDGFPSQIEIADTSNASADFSFPTVHVSWADACIVVYSIGNSSSFEAAATMLEKIQSLKMPFYLPVLLLANQKDLEHLRQSRGWPSVGGTKQLPLC; encoded by the exons ATGCCTAGTCATTCTTTATTGTTGTTTCTCCTGTTCGGAGGTGCGGCCAGTCGCCGTTATAACGAGATGCAACTTGACTTCATCGTCTACTCAGCCAAAggcacacaaagaaaaagaaagagcgAGCTGAAATCCCAAGTCAAACGCAGTTGTGCATTACAGTGGGTGGGGATGGACAACAACGCgacggacaaaaaaaaatccagcaGTCAAGAGAATCAAAAGGCAAAAATGCGACTCGACGAGAAGATCAGCAGCGTCGCGTTCGGTCGATTAACTAAAATCGATGCAGACAAAAATGTGCCACGAATAAGAGTGTGTGTCCTAGGATCAGCGGCCGTCGGAAAAACGG CTGTTGTGGTTCGTTATTTGACCAATCGATTCATCGGAGAATACTGCACGGGAAAAG ATTTGCTCTAcaagaaaacaatcaaaatcGATGGGTTTCCTTCGCAGATTGAAATCGCAGATACTTCAAACGCTTCG GcggatttttctttcccaacggTTCATGTTTCATGGGCAGACGCATGTATAGTTGTCTATTCTATCGGAAATAGCTCGAGTTTCGAGGCCGCAGCTACGATGCTTGAAAAAATACAGAGTCTCAAAATGCCTTTTTATCTACCGGTACTTTTGTTGGCGAATCAAAAAGATCTCGAACATCTTCGTCAG AGTCGAGGATGGCCAAGCGTTGGCGGTACAAAACAATTGCCACTTTGCTGA
- the LOC116917104 gene encoding ras-like protein family member 11B isoform X2 — MPSHSLLLFLLFGGAASRRYNEMQLDFIVYSAKGTQRKRKSELKSQVKRSCALQWVGMDNNATDKKKSSSQENQKAKMRLDEKISSVAFGRLTKIDADKNVPRIRVCVLGSAAVGKTAVVVRYLTNRFIGEYCTGKDLLYKKTIKIDGFPSQIEIADTSNASISNIFVRVEDGQALAVQNNCHFAELSAAEDVEGVELTMTALFREVRTLKSQRTAVRQKKPSLMHVTKLFSSLIGRSSGSSFSEADGEKPKLKSSSTASSLHTSDESESKVNTPTEKEVKSNKGIKKRPSFSL, encoded by the exons ATGCCTAGTCATTCTTTATTGTTGTTTCTCCTGTTCGGAGGTGCGGCCAGTCGCCGTTATAACGAGATGCAACTTGACTTCATCGTCTACTCAGCCAAAggcacacaaagaaaaagaaagagcgAGCTGAAATCCCAAGTCAAACGCAGTTGTGCATTACAGTGGGTGGGGATGGACAACAACGCgacggacaaaaaaaaatccagcaGTCAAGAGAATCAAAAGGCAAAAATGCGACTCGACGAGAAGATCAGCAGCGTCGCGTTCGGTCGATTAACTAAAATCGATGCAGACAAAAATGTGCCACGAATAAGAGTGTGTGTCCTAGGATCAGCGGCCGTCGGAAAAACGG CTGTTGTGGTTCGTTATTTGACCAATCGATTCATCGGAGAATACTGCACGGGAAAAG ATTTGCTCTAcaagaaaacaatcaaaatcGATGGGTTTCCTTCGCAGATTGAAATCGCAGATACTTCAAACGCTTCG ATCTCGAACATCTTCGTCAG AGTCGAGGATGGCCAAGCGTTGGCGGTACAAAACAATTGCCACTTTGCTGAGCTTTCGGCAGCTGAAGACGTCGAGGGAGTGGAACTCACGATGACGGCGTTGTTTCGAGAGGTGCGGACGCTCAAGTCACAACGAACAGCCGTTCGCCAGAAAAAACCTTCCCTAATGCACGTCACAAAGTTATTTAGCTCATTGATTGGCCGTTCCTCTGGCTCTTCCTTCAGTGAAGCGGACGGAGAAAAGCCCAAACTAAAAAGTAGTTCAACTGCATCGTCGCTTCACACGAGCGACGAAAGTGAAAGCAAAGTGAATACGCCAACAGAGAAGGAGGTCAAATCGaataaaggaataaaaaaacgacCTTCTTTCTCTCTATAA
- the LOC116917107 gene encoding ras-related and estrogen-regulated growth inhibitor-like protein, protein MKNGIQYQVKVTIIGARQVGKSALTVRYLTRRYIGEYKSHTDLSYRQVFCIDGSSVEVEIVDVSNHPEDTSVPTTRAKNSDACVVVYSISDRTSFEAAHEALIALQTNNSTSCQRKSFEDDNKEEHEINLSPLSVPVVLLANKKDLGHLRQVNAAEGRELAKRFSCVFCEVSAADPAESEPEDLADIFNQLIKEARSFKIRQQDANNNANNNNGSSHNSRQRKRSVYIINRMLGSLMGRNSMPPELPSSRKGGTSQMASSMPNVAGSFRSVFKKRSV, encoded by the exons ATGAAAAACGGGATTCAATACCAAGTCAAAGTAACGATCATCGGAGCCCGCCAAGTGGGGAAATCAG CTCTAACGGTTCGCTACCTAACGCGGCGTTACATCGGTGAATACAAATCGCACACag ATTTATCATATCGGCAAGTTTTCTGCATAGACGGATCGAGCGTCGAAGTTGAAATCGTCGACGTCTCTAATCATCCG GAGGATACGAGCGTGCCGACGACACGAGCCAAAAACAGCGACGCCTGCGTCGTTGTCTACTCGATTTCCGACAGGACAAGCTTTGAAGCAGCACACGAAGCTCTTATCGCCCTGCAGACAAACAACTCGACCAGTTGCCAGCGAAAATCTTTTGAGGACGACAACAAAGAAGAACACGAAATCAATCTATCCCCGCTGTCCGTACCTGTCGTCTTGTTGGCCAATAAAAAAGATCTCGGACATCTAAGACAG GTTAATGCGGCAGAGGGAAGGGAGCTGGCCAAACGGTTTTCATGCGTTTTCTGCGAAGTTTCAGCGGCAGATCCGGCCGAAAGCGAACCGGAAGATTTGGCCGACATTTTCAATCAATTGATCAAGGAAGCGCGGAGTTTCAAAATCAGGCAACAGGATGCCAATAACAACGCGAATAACAACAACGGAAGCAGTCATAACAGCCGACAGCGGAAGCGTTCCGTCTACATCATCAATCGAATGCTCGGTTCGCTGATGGGTCGTAATTCGATGCCACCTGAACTACCTTCTTCTCGCAAGGGAGGCACTTCTCAAATGGCATCTTCCATGCCAAACGTGGCAGGTTCGTTCCGATCTGTTTTCAAAAAACGGTCCGTCTAA
- the LOC116917104 gene encoding ras-related and estrogen-regulated growth inhibitor-like protein isoform X1 — MPSHSLLLFLLFGGAASRRYNEMQLDFIVYSAKGTQRKRKSELKSQVKRSCALQWVGMDNNATDKKKSSSQENQKAKMRLDEKISSVAFGRLTKIDADKNVPRIRVCVLGSAAVGKTAVVVRYLTNRFIGEYCTGKDLLYKKTIKIDGFPSQIEIADTSNASADFSFPTVHVSWADACIVVYSIGNSSSFEAAATMLEKIQSLKMPFYLPVLLLANQKDLEHLRQVRVEDGQALAVQNNCHFAELSAAEDVEGVELTMTALFREVRTLKSQRTAVRQKKPSLMHVTKLFSSLIGRSSGSSFSEADGEKPKLKSSSTASSLHTSDESESKVNTPTEKEVKSNKGIKKRPSFSL, encoded by the exons ATGCCTAGTCATTCTTTATTGTTGTTTCTCCTGTTCGGAGGTGCGGCCAGTCGCCGTTATAACGAGATGCAACTTGACTTCATCGTCTACTCAGCCAAAggcacacaaagaaaaagaaagagcgAGCTGAAATCCCAAGTCAAACGCAGTTGTGCATTACAGTGGGTGGGGATGGACAACAACGCgacggacaaaaaaaaatccagcaGTCAAGAGAATCAAAAGGCAAAAATGCGACTCGACGAGAAGATCAGCAGCGTCGCGTTCGGTCGATTAACTAAAATCGATGCAGACAAAAATGTGCCACGAATAAGAGTGTGTGTCCTAGGATCAGCGGCCGTCGGAAAAACGG CTGTTGTGGTTCGTTATTTGACCAATCGATTCATCGGAGAATACTGCACGGGAAAAG ATTTGCTCTAcaagaaaacaatcaaaatcGATGGGTTTCCTTCGCAGATTGAAATCGCAGATACTTCAAACGCTTCG GcggatttttctttcccaacggTTCATGTTTCATGGGCAGACGCATGTATAGTTGTCTATTCTATCGGAAATAGCTCGAGTTTCGAGGCCGCAGCTACGATGCTTGAAAAAATACAGAGTCTCAAAATGCCTTTTTATCTACCGGTACTTTTGTTGGCGAATCAAAAAGATCTCGAACATCTTCGTCAG GTTAGAGTCGAGGATGGCCAAGCGTTGGCGGTACAAAACAATTGCCACTTTGCTGAGCTTTCGGCAGCTGAAGACGTCGAGGGAGTGGAACTCACGATGACGGCGTTGTTTCGAGAGGTGCGGACGCTCAAGTCACAACGAACAGCCGTTCGCCAGAAAAAACCTTCCCTAATGCACGTCACAAAGTTATTTAGCTCATTGATTGGCCGTTCCTCTGGCTCTTCCTTCAGTGAAGCGGACGGAGAAAAGCCCAAACTAAAAAGTAGTTCAACTGCATCGTCGCTTCACACGAGCGACGAAAGTGAAAGCAAAGTGAATACGCCAACAGAGAAGGAGGTCAAATCGaataaaggaataaaaaaacgacCTTCTTTCTCTCTATAA
- the LOC116917103 gene encoding S-formylglutathione hydrolase, which produces MAGITQVSSNKCFGGFQKVFSHESEELKCKMNFAVYLPPKAEDVNVKLPVIYWLSGLTCNEQNFMQKAGGQKLAANHQFIIVCPDTSPRGCGIEGEEDSWDFGTGAGFYVDAKEEKWKTNYRMFSYITKELPLLISANFPADLSLMSIMGHSMGGHGALICALKNPGLYKSVSAFAPICNPVKCPWGEKAFSGYLGADKTLWEEWDATCLVANYQGAPLQIFVDQGEEDQFLKDGQLLPDNLVESCAKAGMPIILRKQAGYDHSYYFIATYLEDHFSHHAKFLQ; this is translated from the exons ATGGCCGGAATTACTCAAGTATCTTCAAATAAATGCTTTGGAGGTTTTCAAAAAGTCTTCTCACATGAAAG TGAGGAACTCAAGTGCAAGATGAACTTTGCTGTGTACTTACCTCCAAAGGCAGAAGATGTCAATGTCAAGCTGCCAGTTATTTATTGGCTTTCGGGGCTGACATGCAATGAGCAAAATTTCATGCAAAAGGCTGGAGGTCAAAAACTGGCGGCAAATCATCAGTTTATCATTGTCTGTCCCGATACCAGTCCAA GGGGTTGTGGTATTGAGGGTGAAGAGGATAGCTGGGACTTTGGTACCGGTGCTGGCTTCTATGTTGAtgccaaagaagaaaaatggaagaCAAATTATCGTATGTTTTCATATATCACCAAAGAGTTGCCACTACTGATTTCTGCAAACTTTCCTGCTGATTTGAGCCTAATGTCTATCATGGGCCATAG CATGGGAGGACATGGTGCTCTGATATGTGCTCTGAAGAACCCGGGGCTCTACAAAAGTGTATCGGCGTTTGCACCGATTTGCAACCCAGTCAAATGTCCATGGGGTGAAAAAGCGTTCTCAGGCTATCTGGGTGCTGACAAAACCCTGTGGGAGGAGTGGGATGCCACGTGTTTGGTTGCCAACTATCAAGGCGCCCCACTTCAGATTTTTGTTGACCAG GGAGAGGAAGATCAGTTTCTAAAGGACGGCCAGCTTCTTCCCGATAACTTAGTCGAATCATGTGCTAAAGCCGGTATGCCAATAATTCTACGGAAGCAGGCAGGATACGACCATAGTTACTACTTCATAGCAACTTACCTGGAAGACCATTTCAGCCATCATGCAAAATTCCTCCAATAA